The Astatotilapia calliptera chromosome 17, fAstCal1.2, whole genome shotgun sequence genome has a segment encoding these proteins:
- the LOC113009633 gene encoding hyaluronidase PH-20-like isoform X1 has product MVSVAQSSRRCVLLLLFRTRSIFPISFFTLALAALTAPKTVALPAADINKSILILPATISTLSVEKSYSVSQSYSTFSSPARTPQTLSKLPIKTDSNAKSSTSETSVQLINPAPHRDVANSPITSKNIHPFGKEVSPSPYSGHCRHTFFYPVQPLKQISWLPSNPCKHLNLSHKATAPFLHKHSQSPHTKSCLYPLSTGKVHLQLAKTSKTQSPLPPASLSPLSNSTSPQSALKKRRAPLPVSPLSAALTFKTTLPALSKTSPLLPYNTTSSPPEATTPRLAPAHLPHTVGPLFEHQPFIVTWNIPDLVCKRYNISLDTSAFKGVATPAKVPGQFLSLFYTDRLGLYPHIDLKSRKEFYGGIPQRANLKASLEKARADINYYIPSMTNRGLAVIDWEEWRPLWDRNWGTKRIYQTLSVAHVMQANLSLSVQQATVKAKQQFQEAARNLMSGMLALGRAMRPNYLWGFYLFPNCYNYGWKDQHYTGQCSKEVRRQNDELLWLWESSTALYPSVYLQTSLADNPKAALMVRNRVQEALRVSALPGWSATAPVFVYMRPVFVDDNKRFLSQGDLISTVGESVAVGASGAVLWGASGDYDDQLSCEALSFYLTSTLNPYITNVTTAAQLCSDFLCRGNGRCVRKNYKSSHYLHLNPESFRVVNTQKRYFVLGSPSLADLKSLSRRFNCQCYKGLKCTPRTYKELAKALMFSVKRGQYQNSPTLRKVGLDDTEQASTAKDKVNKNFNAADN; this is encoded by the exons ATGGTTTCAGTTGCACAAAGCAGCAGAAGATGTGTGCTGTTGCTTCTCTTTCGTACCCGGTCAATCTTTCCCATCTCTTTCTTCACATTAGCGTTAGCAGCCCTGACGGCGCCAAAAACCGTGGCACTTCCTGCTGCTGACATTAACAAATCAATCTTAATCCTGCCTGCTACCATTTCCACTCTTTCAGTGGAAAAATCTTACAGCGTATCACAGTCCTACTCAACCTTCTCTTCTCCTGCACGTACCCCACAAACTTTGTCAAAACTCCCAATCAAGACTGACTCAAATGCCAAGTCCTCTACCTCTGAAACATCAGTTCAACTCATCAACCCAGCACCCCACAGAGATGTTGCAAACTCACCTATAACTTCTAAAAATATCCATCCGTTTGGCAAAGAGGTCTCTCCTAGTCCTTATTCAGGCCATTGTCGCCACACATTTTTCTATCCTGTTCAACCCCTAAAACAAATTTCATGGTTGCCATCTAACCCCTGCAAACATCTGAATTTGTCCCACAAAGCTACAGCACCTTTTTTGCACAAACACTCTCAATCACCTCACACCAAGAGCTGCCTGTATCCTCTTTCTACTGGAAAAGTTCATCTTCAACTTGCGAAAACTTCTAAAACTCAATCTCCTTTGCCACCAGCCTCACTGTCTCCCCTTTCCAACTCAACCtcacctcaaagtgctttaaaaaagcGTCGGGCCCCTCTTCCAGTGTCACCCCTTTCCGCAGCTTTAACCTTCAAAACAACACTGCCTGCCCTTTCTAAAACATCACCCCTCCTTCCCTACAACACCACTTCATCTCCTCCGGAAGCAACAACCCCTCGCCTTGCACCTGCCCATCTTCCCCACACCGTAGGCCCGCTGTTTGAACACCAGCCATTCATTGTTACTTGGAATATCCCTGATCTAGTGTGTAAAAGGTATAACATCTCACTGGACACCTCAGCCTTTAAAGGAGTGGCCACACCTGCCAAG GTTCCAGGGCAGTTTCTGTCTCTGTTCTACACAGATCGACTGGGTCTTTATCCACACATAGACCTCAAAAGTAGGAAAGAATTCTACGGCGGGATCCCTCAGAGAGCTAACCTGAAAGCCAGCTTGGAAAAGGCCAGAGCAGATATTAACTACTACATCCCATCCAT GACAAACCGAGGCCTGGCTGTGATAGACTGGGAGGAATGGCGCCCCCTATGGGACAGAAATTGGGGAACCAAAAGAATCTACCAGACTTTGTCAGTGGCCCATGTAATGCAGGCTAATCTCTCCCTCTCAGTACAGCAGGCCACAGTAAAAGCCAAACAGCAGTTTCAG GAGGCAGCAAGGAATCTTATGTCAGGGATGTTGGCCTTGGGCAGAGCTATGAGACCCAACTATCTTTGGGGCTTCTACTTGTTCCCCAACTGCTATAATTATGGCTGGAAGGACCAGCACTACACAGGCCAGTGCTCCAAGGAGGTGAGGAGGCAAAATGATGAGCTGCTCTGGCTATGGGAGTCAAGCACAGCCCTTTACCCCTCTGTTTACTTGCAG ACCTCTCTAGCAGACAATCCAAAAGCCGCTCTGATGGTGAGAAACCGCGTCCAGGAGGCTTTGAGGGTGTCTGCCCTTCCTGGATGGAGTGCTACTGCACCCGTGTTCGTTTACATGCGTCCTGTTTTTGTTGATGACAACAAACGCTTCCTCAGCCAG GGGGATCTGATCAGCACCGTCGGGGAGAGTGTGGCAGTGGGGGCATCTGGCGCTGTGCTATGGGGAGCCAGCGGTGACTATGATGACCAG CTTTCTTGTGAAGCCCTCTCCTTCTACCTCACCTCCACCCTGAATCCTTACATCACCAATGTCACGACAGCTGCCCAGCTGTGCAGCGACTTCCTGTGCCGAGGAAATGGCCGCTGTGTCAGAAAAAACTACAAGTCCAGCCATTACCTCCACCTAAACCCTGAAAGTTTCAGGGTTGTGAATACTCAGAAACGCTACTTTGTTCTAGGAAGTCCAAGCTTGGCAGACCTGAAGTCTTTAAGCAGGAGATTTAACTGTCAGTGCTACAAAGGACTGAAATGCACTCCTAGGACATACAAAGAGCTTGCCAAGGCCCTGATGTTCAGTGTTAAGCGAGGGCAGTACCAGAACTCCCCCACTCTGAGAAAAGTTGGATTAGATGACACCGAGCAGGCCAGCACCGCTAAAGATAAAGTTAATAAGAACTTTAATGCAGCTGACAATTAA
- the LOC113009633 gene encoding hyaluronidase PH-20-like isoform X2 → MVSVAQSSRRCVLLLLFRTRSIFPISFFTLALAALTAPKTVALPAADINKSILILPATISTLSVEKSYSVSQSYSTFSSPARTPQTLSKLPIKTDSNAKSSTSETSVQLINPAPHRDVANSPITSKNIHPFGKEVSPSPYSGHCRHTFFYPVQPLKQISWLPSNPCKHLNLSHKATAPFLHKHSQSPHTKSCLYPLSTGKVHLQLAKTSKTQSPLPPASLSPLSNSTSPQSALKKRRAPLPVSPLSAALTFKTTLPALSKTSPLLPYNTTSSPPEATTPRLAPAHLPHTVGPLFEHQPFIVTWNIPDLVCKRYNISLDTSAFKGVATPAKVPGQFLSLFYTDRLGLYPHIDLKSRKEFYGGIPQRANLKASLEKARADINYYIPSMTNRGLAVIDWEEWRPLWDRNWGTKRIYQTLSVAHVMQANLSLSVQQATVKAKQQFQEAARNLMSGMLALGRAMRPNYLWGFYLFPNCYNYGWKDQHYTGQCSKETSLADNPKAALMVRNRVQEALRVSALPGWSATAPVFVYMRPVFVDDNKRFLSQGDLISTVGESVAVGASGAVLWGASGDYDDQLSCEALSFYLTSTLNPYITNVTTAAQLCSDFLCRGNGRCVRKNYKSSHYLHLNPESFRVVNTQKRYFVLGSPSLADLKSLSRRFNCQCYKGLKCTPRTYKELAKALMFSVKRGQYQNSPTLRKVGLDDTEQASTAKDKVNKNFNAADN, encoded by the exons ATGGTTTCAGTTGCACAAAGCAGCAGAAGATGTGTGCTGTTGCTTCTCTTTCGTACCCGGTCAATCTTTCCCATCTCTTTCTTCACATTAGCGTTAGCAGCCCTGACGGCGCCAAAAACCGTGGCACTTCCTGCTGCTGACATTAACAAATCAATCTTAATCCTGCCTGCTACCATTTCCACTCTTTCAGTGGAAAAATCTTACAGCGTATCACAGTCCTACTCAACCTTCTCTTCTCCTGCACGTACCCCACAAACTTTGTCAAAACTCCCAATCAAGACTGACTCAAATGCCAAGTCCTCTACCTCTGAAACATCAGTTCAACTCATCAACCCAGCACCCCACAGAGATGTTGCAAACTCACCTATAACTTCTAAAAATATCCATCCGTTTGGCAAAGAGGTCTCTCCTAGTCCTTATTCAGGCCATTGTCGCCACACATTTTTCTATCCTGTTCAACCCCTAAAACAAATTTCATGGTTGCCATCTAACCCCTGCAAACATCTGAATTTGTCCCACAAAGCTACAGCACCTTTTTTGCACAAACACTCTCAATCACCTCACACCAAGAGCTGCCTGTATCCTCTTTCTACTGGAAAAGTTCATCTTCAACTTGCGAAAACTTCTAAAACTCAATCTCCTTTGCCACCAGCCTCACTGTCTCCCCTTTCCAACTCAACCtcacctcaaagtgctttaaaaaagcGTCGGGCCCCTCTTCCAGTGTCACCCCTTTCCGCAGCTTTAACCTTCAAAACAACACTGCCTGCCCTTTCTAAAACATCACCCCTCCTTCCCTACAACACCACTTCATCTCCTCCGGAAGCAACAACCCCTCGCCTTGCACCTGCCCATCTTCCCCACACCGTAGGCCCGCTGTTTGAACACCAGCCATTCATTGTTACTTGGAATATCCCTGATCTAGTGTGTAAAAGGTATAACATCTCACTGGACACCTCAGCCTTTAAAGGAGTGGCCACACCTGCCAAG GTTCCAGGGCAGTTTCTGTCTCTGTTCTACACAGATCGACTGGGTCTTTATCCACACATAGACCTCAAAAGTAGGAAAGAATTCTACGGCGGGATCCCTCAGAGAGCTAACCTGAAAGCCAGCTTGGAAAAGGCCAGAGCAGATATTAACTACTACATCCCATCCAT GACAAACCGAGGCCTGGCTGTGATAGACTGGGAGGAATGGCGCCCCCTATGGGACAGAAATTGGGGAACCAAAAGAATCTACCAGACTTTGTCAGTGGCCCATGTAATGCAGGCTAATCTCTCCCTCTCAGTACAGCAGGCCACAGTAAAAGCCAAACAGCAGTTTCAG GAGGCAGCAAGGAATCTTATGTCAGGGATGTTGGCCTTGGGCAGAGCTATGAGACCCAACTATCTTTGGGGCTTCTACTTGTTCCCCAACTGCTATAATTATGGCTGGAAGGACCAGCACTACACAGGCCAGTGCTCCAAGGAG ACCTCTCTAGCAGACAATCCAAAAGCCGCTCTGATGGTGAGAAACCGCGTCCAGGAGGCTTTGAGGGTGTCTGCCCTTCCTGGATGGAGTGCTACTGCACCCGTGTTCGTTTACATGCGTCCTGTTTTTGTTGATGACAACAAACGCTTCCTCAGCCAG GGGGATCTGATCAGCACCGTCGGGGAGAGTGTGGCAGTGGGGGCATCTGGCGCTGTGCTATGGGGAGCCAGCGGTGACTATGATGACCAG CTTTCTTGTGAAGCCCTCTCCTTCTACCTCACCTCCACCCTGAATCCTTACATCACCAATGTCACGACAGCTGCCCAGCTGTGCAGCGACTTCCTGTGCCGAGGAAATGGCCGCTGTGTCAGAAAAAACTACAAGTCCAGCCATTACCTCCACCTAAACCCTGAAAGTTTCAGGGTTGTGAATACTCAGAAACGCTACTTTGTTCTAGGAAGTCCAAGCTTGGCAGACCTGAAGTCTTTAAGCAGGAGATTTAACTGTCAGTGCTACAAAGGACTGAAATGCACTCCTAGGACATACAAAGAGCTTGCCAAGGCCCTGATGTTCAGTGTTAAGCGAGGGCAGTACCAGAACTCCCCCACTCTGAGAAAAGTTGGATTAGATGACACCGAGCAGGCCAGCACCGCTAAAGATAAAGTTAATAAGAACTTTAATGCAGCTGACAATTAA